A genomic stretch from Microplitis mediator isolate UGA2020A chromosome 10, iyMicMedi2.1, whole genome shotgun sequence includes:
- the LOC130676341 gene encoding uncharacterized protein K02A2.6-like, which produces MVSKRYVWPSINKDCCEWAKSCIDCHKNKIQRHVPLLIASFETPTERFEHIHIDLVPLKSARDFNQCLTTIDRFTRFPEAVPLSNGTAETRAHALSLLWISRHGVPKRITSDQGPQFESSLFQSLLKIYGIKHLHTTPYHPQANGLVEHLHHQFKSALLCHQESWYDALPAVLLGLRAAWKDDIQTTLAELVYGEPIRLPGELLTPSHKTTPHDIINTSKRHFNSLAPAEMSRHGKHSVFCFRNLSTCSHVLVRNNQVGPSFSPPYDGPYRVITRHDKYFIVDFRGRQIAISVDRLKLIYEANPIDMMMIITNSQPNNTATETQKRRVRFNI; this is translated from the coding sequence ATGGTCTCCAAACGATACGTTTGGCCGTCAATTAATAAAGATTGCTGTGAATGGGCAAAATCTTGCATCGATTGTCATAAGAATAAAATTCAGAGACACGTGCCATTGCTGATCGCCAGTTTTGAAACTCCAACTGAACGATTCGAGCACATTCACATCGACCTAGTGCCTTTAAAATCGGCAAGAGACTTTAATCAATGCCTGACTACCATCGACCGATTCACGAGGTTTCCTGAGGCTGTCCCGTTATCCAATGGAACTGCAGAGACGAGAGCACATGCACTATCGCTGCTCTGGATTTCACGCCACGGAGTACCAAAACGCATAACTTCGGACCAAGGTCCGCAATTCGAATCGTCATTATTCCAGtcgctattaaaaatatacggAATAAAACACCTACACACTACGCCGTATCATCCGCAAGCCAACGGTCTTGTCGAACATTTACACCATCAGTTTAAGTCAGCACTTTTGTGTCATCAAGAGTCATGGTATGACGCATTACCAGCCGTTTTGCTCGGCTTACGCGCTGCCTGGAAAGACGACATACAGACGACACTGGCTGAATTAGTGTACGGTGAGCCAATTCGTTTACCTGGTGAGTTACTCACTCCCAGTCACAAAACTACACCTCACGATATCATTAACACATCGAAAcgtcattttaattcattggCACCGGCCGAAATGTCGCGTCACGGCAAGCATTCTGTTTTCTGTTTCAGGAACCTTAGTACTTGCAGCCACGTACTGGTACGAAATAACCAGGTTGGACCATCTTTCTCACCGCCGTACGATGGTCCATATCGTGTAATAACCCGACACGATAAATATTTCATCGTCGATTTTCGTGGACGACAAATCGCTATTTCAGTGGACAGATTAAAGCTGATTTACGAGGCGAATCCAATCGacatgatgatgataataacaaaCTCCCAGCCGAATAACACAGCAACCGAGACCCAAAAACGCCGAGTCCGgtttaacatttaa